A single genomic interval of Stieleria maiorica harbors:
- a CDS encoding DUF1553 domain-containing protein: MPRLLSQCRPCSVIFLSLCLASVGIVSAQDTLQFNRDIRPILSENCYHCHGPDASAREADLRLDTEDGAKEWAIVAGDADASEVVARIVSDDPDTLMPPPDSERSLSENQKQLIRRWVDQGASYQAHWSFQSPIAPHVPVVADDHAVNPIDHFVIDRLQQNALQLAPAADRETLLRRITFDLIGLPPTIAELDRYLADTSPRATENVIDRLLADPRFGQRMAADWLDVARYSDTYGYQVDRDRFVWPYRDWVVDAFNRNLGYDQFLRQQLAGDLLPDASREQILATTFNRLHPQKVEGGSVPEEFRIEYVADRTQTVATAFLGLTMECCRCHTHKYDPITQTEYYQLAAFFSNIDEAGLYSYFTPSIPTPTLELPTEDQARRVSKLQTEIDSHRASYHQSLENQIDIEAYRELFDTPADADVSTDDEQAGAPSSALLFAMPIEALEFESPPSAPNRSVPGVAGQGVRLTGDDVVNLKTGNFRRDQPFSVSLWIKTPDVKERAVVFHRSRAWTDAASRGYQLLIEDGYLSWSLIHFWPGNAIRIRTPDPIPVDRWVHVAVTNDGSSRADGLSIAIDGRRVEAVTVRDHLTKQITGGGGDNLAIGQRFRDRGFTGGEVDSFRVFDCELTDLEIQRLARPEETLPWVASSPPQWTSTQRQTVADHLLRRHNADVAQSRQRLTKARRSLSQLQDQIQEIMVMKESPGIRTTHRLERGAYDAPAEAVTPGTPKAILGFDAATRPDRLGLADWMLRRDHPLTSRVAVNRLWQLCFGVGLVRTPEDFGSQGEPPTHPELLDWLAIDFIEGGWDVKRAIKQIMMSATYQASSEHPDPDVWNQDPENRLLARHNAYRLPAEMLRDQALAVSGLLVSKLGGPPVKPYEVEASFKPVQRDQGEGLYRRSIYTYWKRTGPAPAMMTLDAAKRDVCRVRRERTSSPLQAFVLLNGPQYVESARGLAFRLLDRQGDDSEAVLRDAFRTLTSRFPTEAEKQVVTDLYADQLAYFGQHPDRANEYLAVGELKLAPQSNDRSVDPATFAATAVVIGTLMNYDESVMKR; the protein is encoded by the coding sequence ATGCCGCGTTTGTTGTCCCAGTGTCGCCCTTGTAGCGTCATCTTCCTGTCGTTGTGCCTGGCCTCCGTCGGAATCGTTTCCGCCCAAGACACTCTGCAGTTCAACCGAGACATTCGTCCGATCCTGTCGGAAAACTGTTATCACTGCCACGGCCCGGACGCCTCGGCGCGGGAAGCCGACTTGCGGTTGGACACCGAAGACGGCGCCAAAGAATGGGCGATCGTGGCCGGAGATGCGGACGCCAGCGAAGTCGTCGCTCGGATCGTCAGCGACGATCCCGACACGTTGATGCCACCGCCGGACAGCGAACGATCACTCTCGGAAAATCAGAAACAGTTGATCCGGCGTTGGGTTGACCAGGGCGCTTCTTATCAAGCCCATTGGTCCTTTCAATCACCGATCGCACCGCATGTCCCGGTGGTTGCCGACGATCATGCCGTCAACCCGATCGACCACTTTGTCATCGATCGGCTGCAGCAGAACGCCTTGCAACTCGCTCCGGCGGCGGATCGGGAAACGCTGTTGCGACGAATCACCTTCGACCTGATCGGATTGCCGCCGACGATCGCAGAACTGGATCGCTACTTGGCCGACACGTCGCCCCGAGCGACCGAAAACGTCATTGATCGTTTGTTAGCCGACCCACGTTTCGGCCAGCGGATGGCGGCCGACTGGTTGGACGTCGCACGTTACAGCGACACGTACGGCTACCAGGTCGATCGCGATCGTTTCGTTTGGCCCTATCGAGATTGGGTCGTCGACGCCTTCAACCGCAACCTCGGCTACGACCAGTTTCTTCGTCAGCAACTCGCCGGCGATCTGTTACCCGATGCTTCGCGCGAGCAGATCCTGGCGACGACCTTCAACCGACTGCACCCCCAGAAGGTCGAAGGCGGCAGCGTCCCGGAAGAGTTTCGGATCGAGTACGTCGCCGACCGAACCCAAACCGTTGCCACCGCTTTTTTGGGACTGACGATGGAGTGCTGTCGATGCCACACGCACAAGTACGATCCGATCACGCAGACGGAGTACTACCAGTTGGCGGCGTTCTTTTCCAACATCGACGAAGCCGGCCTGTATTCCTATTTCACACCGTCGATCCCCACGCCGACACTGGAATTGCCGACCGAGGACCAAGCCCGGCGAGTTTCGAAATTGCAAACGGAGATCGATTCGCATCGGGCCAGCTATCACCAATCGCTCGAAAACCAAATCGACATCGAAGCGTATCGCGAATTGTTCGACACCCCGGCGGATGCTGATGTCAGTACCGACGATGAACAAGCCGGCGCCCCATCGTCCGCCTTGCTGTTCGCGATGCCGATCGAGGCGTTGGAGTTCGAATCCCCGCCGTCGGCGCCCAACCGGTCGGTGCCCGGTGTGGCCGGGCAAGGCGTACGTTTGACCGGAGACGACGTCGTCAATTTAAAGACCGGTAACTTTCGCCGCGACCAACCGTTCTCGGTCTCGTTGTGGATCAAGACACCCGATGTCAAAGAACGAGCCGTCGTCTTTCACCGTTCCAGGGCCTGGACCGACGCCGCCAGCCGCGGCTATCAACTACTGATCGAAGACGGATACCTGAGCTGGTCGTTGATCCATTTTTGGCCGGGCAATGCGATCCGCATTCGCACGCCGGATCCGATCCCCGTCGACCGCTGGGTGCACGTCGCCGTCACCAACGACGGCTCCAGTCGCGCCGATGGATTGTCGATCGCGATCGACGGTCGGCGCGTGGAAGCGGTCACGGTGCGCGACCATTTGACGAAGCAAATCACCGGGGGCGGAGGCGACAATCTGGCGATCGGGCAACGTTTTCGCGACCGGGGTTTCACGGGCGGCGAAGTGGATTCGTTTCGCGTGTTCGATTGTGAACTGACCGACCTGGAAATCCAGCGTCTGGCCCGTCCCGAGGAAACACTGCCCTGGGTCGCTTCGTCACCGCCTCAGTGGACGTCGACACAACGACAAACCGTGGCCGACCACCTGCTGCGGAGACACAATGCGGACGTCGCCCAAAGCCGCCAGCGACTGACGAAGGCCCGACGATCGCTCTCCCAACTGCAAGACCAGATCCAAGAGATCATGGTGATGAAGGAGTCGCCGGGAATCCGCACGACGCACCGTTTGGAACGTGGAGCTTATGACGCGCCGGCCGAAGCGGTCACGCCAGGAACCCCCAAGGCGATTCTGGGATTCGACGCCGCAACGCGTCCGGATCGACTGGGGCTGGCCGATTGGATGCTCCGCCGCGATCACCCGCTGACCAGTCGCGTCGCGGTCAATCGGCTCTGGCAATTGTGCTTCGGCGTTGGTTTGGTTCGCACCCCGGAAGACTTTGGCAGCCAAGGCGAACCGCCGACGCACCCGGAGTTGCTCGATTGGCTGGCAATCGATTTCATCGAGGGCGGCTGGGACGTCAAACGAGCGATCAAGCAGATCATGATGTCCGCGACCTACCAGGCGTCCAGCGAGCACCCGGATCCGGACGTCTGGAACCAAGATCCCGAAAATCGCTTGCTGGCCCGACACAACGCGTACCGATTGCCCGCCGAAATGCTGCGTGATCAAGCCCTGGCAGTCTCTGGCCTGCTGGTCTCCAAACTCGGTGGTCCGCCGGTCAAACCGTATGAGGTCGAAGCGTCCTTCAAACCCGTCCAGCGGGATCAGGGCGAAGGCCTTTATCGCCGCAGCATTTACACCTACTGGAAACGCACCGGCCCGGCGCCCGCGATGATGACACTTGACGCCGCCAAACGCGATGTCTGTCGCGTCCGTCGCGAGCGGACGTCGTCGCCGTTGCAGGCGTTCGTGTTGCTCAACGGTCCGCAGTACGTCGAATCGGCACGGGGCTTGGCGTTCCGGTTGTTGGATCGACAAGGTGACGATTCCGAAGCGGTGCTGCGTGACGCGTTCCGGACGTTGACCAGCCGATTCCCGACCGAAGCGGAAAAGCAAGTCGTCACGGATTTGTACGCCGACCAACTGGCCTACTTTGGCCAGCACCCGGATCGCGCGAACGAATATCTAGCGGTCGGCGAACTCAAACTTGCCCCTCAGTCGAACGACCGGTCGGTCGACCCGGCAACGTTTGCCGCCACCGCGGTGGTGATCGGAACGTTGATGAACTACGACGAAAGCGTGATGAAGCGATGA
- a CDS encoding DUF1501 domain-containing protein: MNLFQAPLLRRECFAAGGLGMGALAMAAMAGREAIAAPAIDPSLAATGLHFPPRAKRVIYLFQSGAPSQLDLLDHKPLLNERHGTELPASVRGGQRLTGMSGNQSSLPLVGSPWKFSRHGQSGAQLSELMPHLAGVADELCIVRSMHTEAINHGPGVTFVQTGSMFPGRPSMGAWLDYGLGRENDDLPSFVVMVTKNKGGQPLVSRLWGSGFLPSRHQGVRFRSGKDPVLYLNNPDGIDQQSRRSAVGALSKLHQIKLNQTDDPLVQARIAQYELAYRMQSSIPDATNLNDEPESTFKLYGDDAKNPGTFAANCVLARRLAERGVRFIQLYHPGWDHHGGLQKGLPRQCAETDQPSAALVADLKQRGMLEDTLVIWGGEFGRTNYCQGKLSPNSFGRDHHPRCFSVWMAGGGIRPGITYGATDEFGYNIAENPIHIHDLQATILHQLGIDHERLTFKYQGRNFRLTDVHGEVQHQLISA; the protein is encoded by the coding sequence ATGAATTTGTTTCAAGCACCGTTGTTGCGTCGTGAATGTTTCGCCGCCGGCGGACTGGGGATGGGCGCGCTGGCGATGGCCGCGATGGCCGGTCGCGAAGCGATCGCCGCACCCGCGATCGATCCGTCACTCGCCGCGACGGGCCTGCATTTTCCGCCGCGTGCCAAACGCGTGATCTATCTGTTTCAATCTGGCGCGCCCAGTCAACTGGACCTGCTCGACCACAAGCCGCTGCTGAACGAACGACACGGGACCGAATTACCCGCTTCGGTTCGCGGCGGCCAGCGTTTGACCGGGATGAGTGGGAATCAATCCAGTTTGCCGCTGGTCGGTTCGCCTTGGAAGTTTTCCCGTCACGGCCAGTCGGGTGCCCAGCTCAGTGAGCTGATGCCGCATTTGGCAGGCGTTGCCGACGAACTGTGCATCGTCCGATCGATGCACACCGAAGCGATCAACCACGGCCCCGGCGTGACGTTCGTGCAAACCGGCAGCATGTTTCCCGGCCGTCCCAGCATGGGCGCTTGGTTGGACTATGGGCTGGGACGCGAAAACGACGACTTGCCTTCGTTTGTCGTTATGGTGACCAAGAACAAGGGCGGTCAACCACTCGTCTCGCGTCTTTGGGGCAGCGGCTTTTTGCCCAGTCGCCATCAGGGGGTCCGTTTTCGCAGCGGCAAAGATCCCGTGTTGTACTTGAACAACCCCGACGGGATCGACCAGCAGAGTCGTCGCAGCGCGGTCGGGGCGCTGTCCAAGTTGCACCAGATCAAACTGAACCAAACCGATGATCCGCTGGTCCAAGCCCGCATCGCCCAATATGAACTCGCCTATCGGATGCAATCCAGCATCCCCGACGCGACCAACTTGAACGATGAACCGGAAAGCACCTTCAAGCTGTACGGCGATGACGCAAAGAACCCCGGCACGTTCGCCGCCAACTGTGTGCTCGCGCGGCGGTTGGCCGAGCGTGGCGTCCGCTTCATCCAACTGTATCATCCCGGCTGGGACCACCACGGCGGATTGCAGAAGGGTTTGCCGCGACAGTGCGCCGAAACCGACCAACCCTCCGCCGCGCTGGTGGCCGACCTGAAACAACGCGGCATGCTGGAAGACACCCTGGTCATCTGGGGCGGCGAATTCGGACGCACGAATTACTGCCAAGGCAAATTGTCACCCAACAGTTTCGGACGTGACCATCACCCGCGTTGCTTCAGCGTCTGGATGGCCGGCGGCGGCATCCGGCCGGGCATCACCTACGGCGCGACCGACGAATTCGGTTACAACATCGCCGAAAACCCGATCCATATCCATGACCTCCAGGCCACGATCTTGCATCAATTGGGAATCGACCACGAGCGGTTGACGTTCAAGTATCAAGGACGCAACTTCCGCCTGACCGACGTCCACGGCGAAGTCCAACACCAACTGATCAGCGCGTAG
- a CDS encoding ABC transporter ATP-binding protein: MPQHRSEPRSSQADDVPSPASDSPTRQSSRGGDVLIEAQGLGRHYDEGNVDALADASFCIRTGQYVAIVGKSGSGKTTLLNLIGGLDRPTRGELHYDGRPLDARSDLDRHRCRNVGFVFQSYYLLPNLTAAENVQVPMFEADYTPAERSARAKELLEQVGLSGREDHMPSQLSGGEAQRVAIARALANAPKLILADEPTGALDSETGDSILRLLEELNRTQAITLIVVTHDEAVAARADHRLRLADGRIVTP; this comes from the coding sequence ATGCCCCAGCACCGTTCCGAACCCCGATCATCGCAAGCGGACGACGTTCCGTCACCAGCATCCGACTCACCCACCCGTCAATCAAGCCGCGGCGGCGACGTGTTGATCGAAGCACAGGGACTTGGTCGCCACTACGACGAAGGAAACGTCGATGCGTTGGCCGATGCATCCTTTTGTATCCGCACGGGACAGTACGTCGCAATCGTCGGCAAAAGCGGGAGCGGAAAAACCACCCTGCTCAACCTGATCGGCGGCCTCGATCGCCCCACCCGGGGTGAACTCCACTATGACGGCCGTCCCCTGGACGCCCGCAGCGATCTGGATCGCCACCGCTGCCGCAACGTCGGCTTTGTGTTTCAAAGCTACTACCTGCTGCCGAATCTGACGGCCGCCGAAAACGTCCAAGTCCCGATGTTCGAAGCCGACTACACGCCGGCCGAGCGATCGGCGCGTGCGAAAGAATTGCTCGAACAGGTCGGACTGTCAGGACGCGAGGACCACATGCCGTCACAACTCTCCGGCGGCGAAGCCCAACGGGTGGCGATCGCCCGGGCCTTGGCCAACGCTCCCAAGCTGATCCTGGCCGACGAACCGACCGGCGCGCTCGACAGCGAAACCGGCGATTCGATCCTGCGCCTTCTCGAAGAACTCAATCGCACCCAGGCGATCACACTCATCGTCGTCACCCACGACGAAGCCGTCGCCGCCCGTGCCGACCACCGCCTCCGCCTCGCCGACGGCCGCATCGTCACGCCCTGA
- a CDS encoding DEAD/DEAH box helicase — protein MSFFSARPRTTTADAAELTAEIDPLHSWVAESMFAVETCELPLPSIEPVAIPIRLPKLTTQVRGFQFPDAARWIPPNTSTPDQEAGAATEAKKQRKPDSKRKHNRIKPPSDIVKLQDRLYYLLQPPLDLLVGSGQLNFPFDPFPYQLDGMAFLFPRYAGILADEMGLGKTMQAISTIRLLLCSGEVRSVLLVCPKPLVTNWLREFSVWAPEIPIAAIEGSSAKREFQWRSPQVPVKVANYELLMRDQSILTDDSMHFDLVVLDEAQRIKNRSSTTSTVVRSIPRTRSWALTGTPVENCPDDLVGIFEFLSPGYLKPGMPMPQIAKHAGDYILRRTKDMVLDDMPPKLYRDAELDLTPEQWSTYEAAEKEGVLYLENLEQSLTIQHVFELVLRLKQICNFDPVTGSSAKLERLVADVEEVAASGKKAIVFSQWVKSLDKIRDALEPFGPLEYHGKIPQKKRNTVIDRFKNDPDSHVILMSYGAGSVGLNLQFCEYVFLFDRWWNPAIEDQAINRAHRLGAAGAVTVTKMMAMNTIEQRINDVLDQKREMFDTLFSSSETPTRNVGLSREEIFGLFDLRAPCGKKVA, from the coding sequence ATGAGTTTTTTTTCCGCCCGACCGCGCACAACGACCGCCGACGCCGCTGAGTTGACCGCCGAGATCGATCCGCTCCACTCCTGGGTCGCCGAGTCGATGTTTGCGGTCGAAACCTGCGAGCTGCCACTGCCAAGCATCGAGCCGGTCGCGATCCCCATCCGGCTGCCGAAACTGACGACACAGGTGCGCGGGTTTCAATTCCCCGACGCGGCACGTTGGATCCCACCCAATACTTCAACGCCCGACCAAGAAGCCGGCGCGGCAACCGAGGCGAAGAAGCAACGCAAGCCGGATTCAAAACGCAAGCACAACCGAATCAAGCCGCCCTCGGATATCGTCAAACTGCAAGACCGCTTGTACTACTTGCTGCAGCCGCCATTGGACCTGTTGGTCGGTAGCGGGCAGCTGAATTTCCCCTTTGATCCGTTCCCGTATCAGTTGGACGGGATGGCGTTTCTGTTCCCCCGCTACGCCGGCATCCTGGCCGACGAAATGGGACTGGGGAAAACAATGCAGGCGATCAGCACGATTCGATTGTTGCTGTGCAGCGGCGAGGTGAGGAGTGTGCTGCTGGTGTGTCCGAAGCCACTGGTGACGAACTGGTTGCGCGAATTCAGCGTGTGGGCGCCGGAGATTCCGATCGCGGCGATCGAAGGCAGTTCCGCCAAACGCGAGTTCCAGTGGCGTTCGCCTCAGGTTCCCGTGAAGGTCGCGAACTATGAGTTGCTGATGCGGGACCAATCGATCCTGACCGACGATTCAATGCATTTTGATCTGGTCGTGTTGGACGAAGCCCAACGGATCAAGAACCGCAGCAGCACCACCAGCACGGTCGTGCGCAGCATCCCGCGGACACGCTCCTGGGCGCTCACGGGGACTCCGGTGGAGAACTGTCCGGATGACCTGGTCGGCATTTTCGAGTTCCTTTCGCCGGGCTATTTGAAACCCGGAATGCCGATGCCCCAAATCGCCAAGCATGCCGGGGACTACATCCTCCGCCGCACCAAAGACATGGTGTTGGACGACATGCCGCCGAAACTGTATCGCGACGCGGAATTGGACCTGACACCGGAACAATGGTCGACTTATGAAGCGGCGGAAAAGGAAGGTGTGCTGTATCTGGAGAACCTGGAACAATCATTGACGATCCAGCACGTCTTCGAGCTGGTGTTGCGGCTGAAACAGATTTGCAACTTCGATCCGGTCACCGGCAGCAGTGCGAAGTTGGAACGATTGGTCGCGGATGTGGAAGAAGTCGCCGCGAGCGGCAAGAAGGCGATCGTGTTCAGCCAGTGGGTCAAAAGCCTGGACAAGATCCGCGACGCGCTGGAGCCGTTCGGGCCGCTGGAGTACCACGGTAAGATTCCGCAAAAGAAACGCAACACGGTGATCGACCGATTCAAGAACGACCCCGACAGCCACGTCATCTTGATGAGCTACGGAGCCGGCAGCGTCGGATTGAATTTGCAGTTCTGTGAATACGTGTTCTTGTTTGACCGCTGGTGGAATCCGGCGATCGAGGACCAGGCGATCAACCGGGCGCACCGATTGGGCGCCGCCGGGGCCGTCACGGTGACCAAGATGATGGCGATGAACACGATCGAACAGCGGATCAACGACGTGCTGGATCAAAAGCGCGAGATGTTTGACACGCTGTTTTCATCGAGCGAAACGCCGACGCGAAACGTGGGGCTGAGTCGCGAAGAGATTTTTGGGTTGTTCGATTTGCGCGCGCCTTGTGGGAAGAAGGTGGCGTAA
- a CDS encoding tyrosine-type recombinase/integrase: MARPKTARPAYRYHISGQAIVTFNGRDFYLGEFNSPQSNARYLELLSIYQASGLRMPDDVPTHQQDTPITVGQLIGEWKEHVSGRSDLVRYKPLLDIFELEYTTVPVAEFGPRKLKEVRDTLLSDGNQSRKWINEQIRAACRIFKHGVSVELIEFDVYNKLTTLEPLKRGHTTAREQEPRQPVPLADIAATVAELTPVLAAMVRIQLATGMRSGELCRIRPCDIDQSGPEWIYRQSDHKTSHHGVKKAVPIVGYARQILTDYMNRHPESYCFSPTESDEWHRSMRRNKRITPLKYEKREFAYDQKKNRFYNSNSYRQSIQRAAKRAGVTKWTPAQIRHTTATEIRAAIGLEAASALLGHTTIGMTEHYARESEARAITGAQVATNIARQSLSSRPSVT, encoded by the coding sequence ATGGCACGCCCAAAAACGGCCCGACCGGCCTATCGTTACCACATCTCTGGTCAAGCGATCGTCACCTTTAACGGTCGCGACTTTTACCTTGGCGAATTCAACTCTCCCCAGTCTAACGCTCGCTATCTTGAGCTACTGAGCATCTATCAGGCCAGTGGTCTGCGGATGCCCGACGACGTCCCGACCCACCAGCAGGACACCCCTATCACTGTCGGCCAGTTGATCGGTGAGTGGAAAGAGCACGTCTCGGGTCGATCCGACCTCGTTCGCTACAAACCCTTGCTGGATATCTTCGAGCTCGAGTACACAACGGTTCCTGTTGCCGAGTTCGGGCCTCGCAAGCTGAAGGAAGTCCGTGACACGTTGCTTTCCGATGGCAACCAATCACGGAAATGGATCAACGAGCAAATCCGTGCCGCGTGCCGCATCTTCAAGCACGGAGTGAGCGTCGAACTGATCGAATTCGACGTCTACAACAAGCTCACGACGCTGGAGCCTCTCAAACGCGGCCACACAACTGCTCGCGAACAAGAGCCAAGGCAGCCAGTTCCGCTGGCCGATATCGCCGCCACCGTCGCCGAACTCACGCCAGTGCTGGCCGCTATGGTCCGAATTCAACTCGCCACTGGCATGAGATCCGGCGAACTGTGTCGGATCCGCCCCTGCGACATCGATCAGTCGGGACCCGAGTGGATCTACCGCCAATCTGATCACAAGACATCGCACCACGGCGTAAAAAAGGCAGTTCCGATCGTCGGCTATGCTCGCCAGATCTTGACCGACTACATGAACCGCCATCCGGAGAGCTACTGCTTCTCTCCAACCGAATCCGACGAGTGGCACCGGTCCATGCGGCGCAACAAGCGAATTACCCCGCTGAAGTACGAGAAGCGAGAGTTCGCTTACGATCAGAAGAAAAATCGATTCTACAACTCCAATAGCTATCGCCAATCGATCCAGAGAGCCGCCAAACGGGCTGGGGTGACGAAATGGACACCTGCCCAAATCCGCCACACGACAGCTACCGAAATCCGAGCGGCGATCGGCCTTGAGGCCGCATCGGCGCTCCTAGGACACACTACAATCGGGATGACGGAACACTACGCTCGCGAATCAGAGGCGAGGGCGATTACAGGAGCTCAAGTTGCCACGAACATCGCTCGACAATCACTTTCTTCAAGACCTTCCGTCACATGA
- a CDS encoding DUF1580 domain-containing protein: protein MLSEDVISLSKAARLLDRHIATIHRYRTRGIEGKKLETCRIGGHFVTSKQAVTRFLTGIQR, encoded by the coding sequence GTGCTCAGCGAAGACGTAATTTCATTGAGCAAAGCTGCTCGCCTTTTGGATCGACATATCGCAACGATCCACCGCTACAGGACCCGAGGGATCGAGGGCAAGAAGCTTGAAACCTGTCGAATCGGCGGACACTTCGTGACCAGCAAACAGGCAGTCACACGATTTCTCACCGGGATTCAGCGCTGA
- a CDS encoding DUF1580 domain-containing protein, translating to MKTESRCPAMDLLTEDLMPLAEAAELVNVHTATVHRWRSRGLNGVKLETLRLGGKISTSRQALTRFIERTQ from the coding sequence ATGAAGACCGAATCCCGATGCCCGGCAATGGACCTACTCACCGAAGACCTCATGCCGCTCGCGGAGGCCGCAGAGCTCGTCAACGTTCACACCGCGACCGTTCATCGGTGGCGGAGCCGAGGCCTAAACGGCGTAAAGCTCGAAACGCTGCGTCTGGGAGGAAAGATTTCCACCAGTCGGCAGGCGCTCACGCGTTTCATCGAGCGCACTCAGTAG
- a CDS encoding alpha/beta hydrolase codes for MQMRLSVALLMGLACGSTALGQNVDSDVAYVDDGHLRHKLDIYTPEVAASAPLPVVFWIHGGGWQVGDKSDVGVKPQALTERGFIFVSTNYRLLPEVRMEELIRDVAKSLGWVHKHIATYGGDPRRIFVGGHSAGAQLAALICIDERYVEEVGASLDILKGCIPVDGDTYDIPKIIMTAELRQMLYGGKMFTFGHRQKFGNDPEKHVDFSAVTHVENGKGIPPFLILYFSGNPDTRAQAGRLEEVLQSADIPAKAFGARDSNHSRLNNDLGKPDDPATIELYKFLDQHMGSD; via the coding sequence ATGCAGATGAGATTGAGCGTGGCGCTATTGATGGGTCTTGCCTGTGGTAGCACGGCTTTGGGCCAGAATGTCGATTCGGACGTTGCTTATGTGGACGATGGCCATCTGCGTCACAAACTTGACATTTACACGCCCGAGGTGGCGGCATCCGCACCGCTGCCCGTCGTGTTTTGGATCCATGGTGGTGGCTGGCAGGTCGGCGACAAGAGCGACGTCGGCGTCAAACCGCAGGCATTGACCGAGCGTGGCTTCATCTTCGTTTCGACGAACTACCGCCTATTGCCGGAGGTCAGAATGGAGGAACTGATCAGGGATGTCGCGAAATCGCTGGGCTGGGTACACAAGCACATCGCGACGTATGGCGGTGACCCGCGGCGGATCTTTGTCGGTGGCCATTCAGCCGGTGCGCAACTGGCAGCCTTGATCTGCATCGATGAGCGGTACGTCGAAGAGGTGGGGGCTTCGCTGGATATCCTGAAAGGCTGCATTCCCGTCGATGGCGACACCTACGACATTCCCAAGATCATCATGACGGCCGAACTGCGCCAAATGCTCTACGGCGGCAAGATGTTCACGTTTGGGCATCGCCAAAAGTTCGGAAATGATCCGGAAAAACACGTCGACTTTTCCGCAGTTACGCACGTTGAGAATGGCAAAGGCATTCCGCCGTTTCTGATCCTTTACTTCTCTGGCAATCCCGATACGCGGGCCCAGGCGGGGCGTTTGGAGGAGGTGCTGCAGAGCGCCGACATTCCGGCAAAGGCTTTTGGAGCACGCGACAGCAATCACAGCCGGCTGAACAATGACTTGGGCAAGCCCGACGATCCGGCCACGATTGAGTTGTACAAGTTCCTCGATCAGCATATGGGCAGCGACTGA